The following proteins are co-located in the Pyxidicoccus trucidator genome:
- a CDS encoding NuoI/complex I 23 kDa subunit family protein — MAYKVTQDPRTDIRERAYVPELLRGLAITTKHFFRNLFGTRDTNVSVVDRTGVSLMTTVQYPEEKQIYPEGYRGLHRLVPREDGKPRCVACYMCATICPAQCIYIEAGEYEETTAEGESRVIEKYPTQFVIDELRCIVCGLCVDACPKDAIRMDTYTHTPPEYTRQNFVYDIPKLLKGPAVSHPSDPWNKRDGSEEPHHTHKEAHTRIGEGLVELKLPQHGSGGADHGHGGHGKATPGAHTGAHGGQTVVTQQGPIQVTKFLK, encoded by the coding sequence ATGGCCTACAAGGTAACCCAGGACCCTCGCACCGACATCCGAGAGCGGGCGTACGTGCCCGAGCTGCTGCGCGGTCTGGCCATCACCACGAAGCACTTCTTCCGCAACCTCTTCGGGACGCGTGACACCAACGTGTCCGTGGTGGACCGCACGGGCGTCAGCCTAATGACGACGGTGCAGTACCCCGAGGAGAAGCAGATCTACCCCGAGGGCTACCGCGGGCTGCACCGGCTGGTTCCGCGCGAGGACGGCAAGCCGCGCTGCGTGGCCTGCTACATGTGCGCCACCATCTGCCCGGCGCAGTGCATCTACATCGAGGCGGGCGAGTACGAAGAGACGACGGCCGAGGGTGAGTCGCGCGTCATCGAGAAGTACCCGACCCAGTTCGTCATCGACGAGCTGCGCTGCATCGTCTGCGGCCTGTGCGTGGATGCGTGTCCGAAGGACGCCATCCGCATGGACACGTACACGCACACCCCTCCGGAGTACACGCGGCAGAACTTCGTGTACGACATCCCCAAGCTGCTGAAGGGGCCGGCGGTGTCCCACCCGTCGGACCCGTGGAACAAGCGCGACGGCTCCGAGGAGCCGCACCACACCCACAAGGAGGCCCACACCCGCATCGGCGAGGGCCTGGTGGAGCTGAAGCTGCCGCAGCACGGCAGCGGCGGCGCGGACCACGGCCATGGCGGCCACGGAAAGGCGACGCCGGGTGCCCACACGGGCGCGCACGGCGGCCAGACGGTTGTTACTCAGCAAGGCCCAATCCAGGTGACGAAGTTCCTCAAGTAG
- a CDS encoding (2Fe-2S) ferredoxin domain-containing protein yields the protein MKRYRLSVCKGASCKAAGADAVYATARDTLSGQGLVPRCELYRGGCYGFCHMGPNVVVREDTGRKRDLLSPEDYQLMGWPGEVYYSHMTPEKMRQVVQEHVGKDAPVKELFGQPDSDCGDD from the coding sequence ATGAAGCGATACCGCCTGTCGGTGTGCAAGGGCGCCAGCTGCAAGGCGGCCGGTGCGGATGCCGTCTATGCCACCGCGAGGGACACGCTGTCCGGTCAGGGCCTGGTGCCGCGCTGCGAGCTGTACCGGGGCGGCTGCTACGGCTTCTGCCACATGGGGCCCAACGTCGTCGTCCGCGAGGACACCGGCCGCAAGCGAGACTTGCTGTCCCCCGAGGACTACCAGCTCATGGGCTGGCCGGGCGAGGTGTACTACTCGCACATGACGCCGGAGAAGATGCGGCAGGTGGTGCAGGAGCACGTCGGCAAGGACGCGCCGGTGAAGGAGCTCTTCGGTCAGCCGGACTCCGACTGCGGAGACGACTGA
- a CDS encoding adenylate/guanylate cyclase domain-containing protein: MAISFGCVLGLLVYLRAPGLAEPRDASEGFGPSSVFDTAQAQLEDWERASYDWRVRELGERSERPDEAVVIAIDDETLTEARQDDRPGVAIQPWPRQLVGGMVHRLVEEGALFVLVDLPFPELSPSACVDPKLSSLTSSGDDAAFRSMLDREPGRALLAFSWESQGPRVLPPASRLWPYRVKLGAYATPAEARTRAQAVLAVQRPAFVIPAGNQVEVWGGATDEADGRALGTRLGTSSAAIEERRAADDTYRVGPTDLFVSLAEVQVEGLDPAKLVEVRHVQHPVAPLLGGGSGYGAVTLPADPDGVVRAIPHLVAYTVRGQRHVLPSLPLAAAMRLADTRKLRYADGQLHVGDAYSVPMDASGISLVRWDAPAAGRGSRGSLARSIRAWNVLLNVFDVAGARPARFDNDLEGRTVVLTRTAGEGGHLKATPIGPETPGGAILGQALANILRSQGITRAQPDLDLMLTVGLAFSGAFLALSLSFLLRSVRGAVLYVGMLVAAGAGYMAAASYVFVEQQLWIALVGPLMAMVGAFVVTLLYAFSTEREVRDFVHNALGRYVSPEVARLVSRDLNLMRPERRRMSVYICDIEGFTRLSEGMSPEQLVALFNEYLTEMAAVVRSTAGQVDKYIGDSVMAFWGAPVRTDRHSHLACEAALKLRAVLAEKQDVWEKKYGHRLGFRAGIDTGEVVVGDMGSQLKSNYTVLGDAVGLAARLESVNKVYGTHVLVGDATAQLAADSYVFRMVDHVRFKGRPQPVRVHELLGRRGEITPRMQEQLALYEQALTAYHQRRFAEAHALFERTSMDFHDTVAAVYVARCARFLVTPPPADWDGVHGLEDPGPTAVAA; this comes from the coding sequence ATGGCAATCAGCTTCGGTTGCGTGCTGGGGCTCCTCGTCTACCTGCGTGCGCCCGGACTCGCGGAGCCCCGGGACGCGTCGGAGGGCTTCGGGCCCTCCAGCGTCTTCGACACCGCCCAGGCGCAGCTGGAGGACTGGGAGCGCGCCAGCTACGACTGGCGCGTGCGCGAGCTGGGTGAGCGCTCCGAGCGCCCCGACGAGGCGGTGGTCATCGCCATCGACGACGAGACGCTCACCGAGGCCCGCCAGGACGACCGGCCCGGCGTCGCCATCCAGCCGTGGCCCCGGCAGCTCGTGGGCGGCATGGTGCACCGCCTCGTGGAGGAGGGCGCCCTGTTCGTGCTCGTGGACCTGCCCTTCCCCGAGCTGAGCCCCAGCGCCTGCGTGGACCCGAAGCTGTCCTCCCTGACGTCCTCCGGCGACGACGCCGCCTTCCGCTCCATGCTGGACCGAGAGCCCGGCCGCGCGCTGCTCGCCTTCTCCTGGGAGTCCCAGGGCCCGCGCGTGCTGCCGCCCGCCAGCCGCCTGTGGCCGTACCGCGTGAAGCTGGGCGCGTACGCCACGCCCGCCGAGGCCCGCACCCGCGCGCAGGCCGTGCTCGCCGTGCAGCGTCCCGCCTTCGTCATCCCCGCCGGCAACCAGGTGGAGGTGTGGGGCGGCGCCACCGACGAGGCGGATGGCCGCGCGCTGGGCACCCGCCTGGGCACCAGCTCCGCCGCGATTGAAGAGCGCCGCGCCGCCGACGACACCTACCGCGTGGGCCCCACGGACCTCTTCGTGTCGCTGGCCGAGGTGCAGGTGGAGGGGTTGGACCCGGCGAAGCTGGTGGAGGTGCGCCACGTCCAGCACCCGGTGGCCCCGTTGCTGGGCGGTGGCAGTGGCTACGGCGCCGTCACCCTCCCGGCGGACCCGGACGGCGTGGTGCGCGCCATCCCCCACCTCGTGGCCTATACCGTCCGGGGCCAGCGCCACGTGCTGCCCTCGCTGCCGCTCGCCGCCGCCATGCGCCTGGCCGACACGCGCAAGCTGCGCTACGCGGACGGCCAGCTGCACGTGGGAGACGCGTACTCGGTGCCCATGGACGCGTCGGGCATCAGCCTCGTGCGCTGGGACGCGCCCGCGGCGGGCCGGGGCTCCCGGGGCTCGCTGGCCCGCTCCATCCGCGCGTGGAACGTGCTGCTCAACGTCTTCGACGTGGCCGGCGCGCGCCCCGCGCGCTTCGACAATGATTTGGAGGGCCGCACCGTCGTCCTCACCCGCACGGCGGGGGAGGGCGGCCACCTGAAGGCCACGCCCATCGGCCCGGAGACGCCCGGAGGCGCCATCCTCGGGCAGGCCCTGGCCAACATCCTCCGCTCCCAGGGCATCACCCGCGCGCAGCCTGACCTGGACCTGATGCTCACCGTGGGGCTCGCCTTCTCCGGGGCCTTCCTCGCGCTGTCGCTCAGCTTCCTGCTGCGCTCGGTGCGGGGCGCGGTGCTGTACGTCGGCATGCTCGTCGCGGCCGGCGCGGGCTACATGGCGGCGGCCTCCTATGTCTTCGTCGAGCAGCAGCTGTGGATTGCCCTCGTCGGCCCGCTGATGGCCATGGTGGGCGCCTTCGTCGTCACGCTCCTCTACGCCTTCAGCACCGAGCGGGAGGTGCGGGACTTCGTTCACAACGCGCTCGGCCGCTACGTCAGCCCCGAGGTGGCGCGGCTGGTGTCCCGGGACTTGAACCTGATGCGCCCCGAGCGCCGCAGGATGTCCGTGTACATCTGCGACATCGAGGGCTTCACCCGCCTGTCCGAGGGCATGTCCCCCGAGCAGCTCGTGGCCCTCTTCAACGAGTACCTCACGGAGATGGCCGCGGTGGTGCGCTCCACCGCGGGGCAGGTGGACAAGTACATCGGCGACTCCGTCATGGCCTTCTGGGGCGCGCCCGTGCGCACGGACCGGCACTCGCACCTGGCCTGCGAGGCCGCGCTGAAGCTGCGCGCGGTGCTCGCCGAGAAGCAGGACGTCTGGGAGAAGAAGTACGGCCACCGCCTCGGCTTCCGCGCGGGCATCGACACCGGCGAGGTGGTGGTGGGCGACATGGGCAGCCAGCTCAAGTCCAACTACACCGTGCTCGGTGACGCGGTGGGGCTCGCCGCGCGGCTGGAGTCCGTCAACAAGGTGTACGGCACCCACGTGCTGGTGGGCGACGCCACCGCGCAGCTGGCCGCCGACAGCTACGTCTTCCGCATGGTGGACCACGTGCGCTTCAAGGGCCGGCCGCAGCCGGTGCGCGTCCACGAGCTGCTGGGCCGCCGAGGTGAAATCACCCCGCGCATGCAGGAGCAGCTCGCCCTCTACGAGCAGGCCCTCACCGCGTACCACCAGCGGCGCTTCGCCGAGGCGCATGCCCTCTTCGAGCGCACCAGCATGGACTTCCACGACACCGTGGCGGCCGTGTACGTGGCCCGCTGTGCCCGCTTCCTCGTCACGCCGCCGCCCGCGGACTGGGATGGCGTGCACGGCCTGGAGGACCCGGGGCCCACCGCCGTCGCCGCGTGA
- a CDS encoding YtxH domain-containing protein — translation MVNLNTLKKMDKDDLLNLIGLETRRDTTEQLLPVLGAFAAGILVGAGLGLLLAPKPGNQLRDDLKQRLASGQEYLNNAVSRTAENIQQQGTPSSPRNG, via the coding sequence ATGGTGAACCTCAACACCCTCAAGAAGATGGACAAGGACGACCTGCTCAACCTCATCGGCCTGGAGACCCGCCGCGACACGACGGAGCAGCTCCTGCCGGTGCTGGGCGCGTTCGCCGCGGGCATCCTGGTGGGCGCTGGCCTGGGGCTGCTGCTGGCGCCGAAGCCGGGCAACCAGCTGCGGGACGACCTGAAGCAGCGGCTGGCGAGCGGCCAGGAGTACCTGAACAACGCCGTGAGCCGCACCGCTGAGAACATCCAGCAGCAGGGCACGCCGTCGTCGCCGCGCAACGGCTGA
- a CDS encoding DUF3618 domain-containing protein, whose protein sequence is MAASNGLPKAASPQSAAALRAEIERTRAELATSVSALREEVAVAADWRQWVRRHPHACVGAAFVVGFWLGSRR, encoded by the coding sequence ATGGCCGCTAGCAATGGACTTCCCAAGGCCGCCAGCCCCCAGAGCGCCGCCGCGCTGCGTGCTGAAATCGAGCGCACGCGCGCCGAGCTGGCCACGTCCGTGAGTGCCCTGCGCGAGGAGGTGGCCGTGGCCGCGGACTGGCGCCAGTGGGTGCGCCGTCATCCCCACGCGTGCGTCGGCGCCGCCTTCGTCGTGGGCTTCTGGCTGGGCTCGCGCCGCTAG
- a CDS encoding phage holin family protein, translating into MHVGSEQTERGITALVGRMADGFSRLVTQHLQLARLELAEDVKATGLDVAMIAAFVPFILVGYAFVCGALAAVLSPWLGWAGALGGVGLLNLAGGAGGAFWAVKRLQARRVMDDSSSELSRSMAALTHSAPAASVNTLRGASSEIFKEPPNGR; encoded by the coding sequence ATGCACGTGGGGAGTGAACAGACCGAGCGCGGCATCACCGCGCTCGTCGGGCGCATGGCGGATGGCTTCAGCCGTCTGGTGACGCAGCACCTGCAGTTGGCGCGGCTGGAGCTGGCCGAGGACGTGAAGGCCACGGGCCTGGACGTGGCGATGATCGCCGCCTTCGTCCCCTTCATCCTGGTGGGCTACGCCTTCGTCTGCGGTGCGCTCGCGGCGGTGCTGTCCCCCTGGCTGGGCTGGGCCGGAGCGCTCGGCGGAGTGGGACTGCTCAACCTCGCGGGCGGTGCCGGCGGCGCGTTCTGGGCGGTGAAGCGGCTGCAGGCGCGCCGGGTGATGGATGACAGCTCCAGCGAGCTGTCCCGTAGCATGGCCGCGCTGACCCACTCCGCACCCGCCGCCTCCGTGAATACGCTCCGGGGCGCGAGCAGCGAAATCTTCAAGGAGCCGCCGAATGGCCGCTAG
- a CDS encoding endonuclease/exonuclease/phosphatase family protein, with protein MELSLVSYNIHSGIGTDGRFDLGRVGEVLREVDADIIALQEVGDFRAVTPREDQPEHLADMLGMHMAFGPNVVRNGRRYGNAILSRLPILKSKNYDLSVGRREPRGALRCDLDLGDGQQLHVFSLHLGLRLGERRRQESLLLSSDILREAVRKDPLVVCGDFNYLGNGPVPSLVRQAIHDAALELGAPARTYPTRMPMLRLDRIYVDAGVKPLSIHPHRTDMSRVASDHLPLVLRFEAPIAVEAPLSPPVQFIG; from the coding sequence GTGGAGCTCTCCCTCGTCTCGTACAACATCCACAGCGGCATCGGTACGGATGGCCGGTTCGACCTGGGCCGCGTGGGCGAGGTGCTCCGTGAGGTGGACGCGGACATCATCGCCCTCCAGGAAGTGGGGGACTTCCGCGCCGTCACGCCGCGGGAGGACCAGCCCGAGCACCTGGCCGACATGCTCGGGATGCACATGGCCTTCGGCCCCAACGTCGTGCGCAACGGCCGGCGCTACGGCAACGCGATTCTTTCGCGGCTGCCCATCCTCAAGTCGAAGAACTACGACTTGAGCGTGGGGCGCCGCGAGCCCCGGGGCGCGCTGCGGTGTGATTTGGACCTGGGGGACGGCCAGCAGCTCCACGTCTTCAGCCTGCACCTGGGGCTGCGGCTGGGGGAGCGGCGCCGGCAGGAGTCGCTGCTGCTGTCCTCGGACATCCTCCGCGAGGCCGTACGCAAGGACCCGCTGGTGGTGTGCGGGGACTTCAACTACCTGGGCAACGGGCCGGTGCCGTCGCTGGTGCGCCAGGCCATCCACGACGCGGCCCTGGAGCTGGGGGCCCCGGCGCGCACGTATCCCACCCGGATGCCCATGCTGCGGCTGGACCGCATCTACGTGGATGCGGGGGTGAAGCCGCTGTCAATCCACCCCCACCGCACCGACATGAGCCGCGTGGCGTCGGACCACCTGCCGCTGGTGCTGCGCTTCGAGGCGCCCATCGCCGTCGAGGCCCCCCTCTCTCCGCCGGTCCAGTTCATCGGCTAG
- a CDS encoding M23 family metallopeptidase produces MPPLPAGRKYSTSPYLLLALLALGAKARAAGQAPAPAATVRAPESQPLAEGRPLLTLQPGAAKPGDPVLVSVRGMAELPSGTLAGRPLRFFPWGEGFLAVTGLPVEMKPGTAAVKVLGPAAPGAAPLELTGTLDVMEPGYPERELKVSGKYVEPPAGVKARMAADRRAFAQAFSQPFSAPAFGQNFAWPRQDRITAPYGDRRTFNGKLSSQHFGVDIDGDPGTPVVAANEGTVVMARDNYSAGKTVVVHHGAGLYTTYFHLSRIGVKNGTRVKQGQHLGLVGSTGRVTGPHLHWGVKSDGLWVDGELLLRLDFFQPAVPGVASGSTQLGTP; encoded by the coding sequence ATGCCTCCGCTCCCCGCTGGCCGGAAGTATTCCACCTCGCCCTACCTGCTGCTCGCCCTGCTCGCCCTCGGTGCGAAGGCGCGGGCCGCCGGACAGGCTCCGGCGCCCGCCGCCACGGTGCGCGCCCCCGAGTCCCAACCCCTGGCCGAGGGCCGTCCCCTGCTGACGCTGCAGCCCGGCGCGGCCAAGCCGGGAGACCCGGTGCTGGTGTCCGTGCGTGGCATGGCGGAGCTGCCCTCGGGCACGCTGGCCGGCCGGCCCCTGCGCTTCTTCCCCTGGGGCGAGGGCTTCCTCGCCGTGACGGGCCTGCCGGTGGAGATGAAGCCGGGCACCGCCGCGGTGAAGGTGCTGGGCCCCGCGGCGCCCGGCGCGGCGCCGCTGGAGCTGACCGGCACGCTGGACGTCATGGAGCCGGGCTACCCCGAGCGCGAGCTGAAGGTGTCCGGCAAGTACGTGGAGCCGCCGGCCGGCGTGAAGGCCCGCATGGCCGCCGACCGGCGCGCCTTCGCGCAGGCCTTCTCCCAGCCCTTCAGCGCTCCGGCCTTCGGGCAGAACTTCGCCTGGCCCCGGCAGGACCGCATCACCGCGCCGTACGGTGACAGGCGCACCTTCAACGGCAAGCTGTCCAGCCAGCACTTCGGCGTGGACATCGACGGGGACCCGGGCACGCCGGTGGTCGCCGCCAATGAAGGCACGGTGGTGATGGCGCGCGACAACTACTCCGCCGGGAAGACGGTGGTGGTGCACCACGGCGCGGGCCTCTACACCACGTACTTCCACCTCTCGCGCATCGGCGTGAAGAACGGCACCCGCGTGAAGCAGGGCCAGCACCTGGGCCTCGTGGGCAGCACCGGCCGCGTCACCGGCCCCCACCTCCACTGGGGCGTGAAGTCGGATGGCCTCTGGGTGGACGGCGAGCTGCTCCTGCGCCTGGACTTCTTCCAGCCCGCGGTGCCCGGAGTGGCCTCCGGGTCCACGCAGCTGGGCACGCCCTAG
- a CDS encoding enoyl-CoA hydratase/isomerase family protein produces the protein MEVVGESTGEVRYEVQGPQAHLTIDRPKARNALSPAVVRGLMVALERAESDPAVRVLVLTGAGEKVFCAGGDLGTMAGDEGFLSTHEARRSYGRLLARFQELRKPTVARVNGHALAGGLGLVLACDLAVAVEGADLGTPEIDVGLFPMMMMALLQRHLGRKRALELVLTGDRLPAKDALALGLLNRVVPAAELDATVNALAGKLAGKSQAVLALGRRAFFTAEDMPLPTALEYLSSQLSLNVLADDAGEGISAFLEKRPPKWNDR, from the coding sequence ATGGAAGTCGTCGGAGAGTCCACCGGAGAAGTCCGCTACGAAGTCCAAGGCCCCCAAGCGCACCTGACCATCGACCGGCCCAAGGCCCGCAACGCGCTGTCCCCGGCGGTGGTGCGCGGGCTGATGGTGGCCCTCGAGCGTGCCGAGTCCGACCCCGCGGTGCGGGTGCTGGTGCTCACCGGCGCCGGGGAGAAGGTCTTCTGCGCGGGCGGAGACCTGGGCACCATGGCGGGCGACGAGGGCTTCCTCTCCACGCACGAGGCACGCCGCTCCTATGGCCGGCTGCTGGCGCGCTTCCAGGAGCTGCGCAAGCCCACCGTGGCGCGCGTCAACGGCCACGCGCTGGCGGGCGGCCTGGGGCTGGTGCTCGCGTGCGACCTCGCGGTGGCGGTGGAGGGCGCGGACCTCGGCACGCCCGAAATCGACGTGGGGCTGTTCCCGATGATGATGATGGCGCTCCTGCAGCGGCACCTGGGCCGCAAGCGCGCGCTGGAGCTGGTGCTCACGGGAGACCGGCTGCCGGCGAAGGACGCGCTGGCGCTGGGGCTCCTCAACCGGGTGGTGCCGGCGGCGGAGCTGGACGCCACGGTGAATGCGCTGGCGGGGAAGCTGGCCGGCAAGAGCCAGGCGGTGCTGGCGCTGGGGCGCCGCGCCTTCTTCACCGCCGAGGACATGCCGCTGCCCACGGCGCTGGAGTACCTGTCCTCGCAGCTGTCGCTGAACGTGCTGGCCGACGATGCCGGCGAGGGCATCTCCGCGTTCCTGGAGAAGCGCCCGCCGAAGTGGAACGACCGCTGA
- a CDS encoding TetR/AcrR family transcriptional regulator yields MGQQSKTAADNGSRESERRRTILRAAIDVFARKGYHGCRIADVAKEAGVAYGLVYHYFKNKDELLETVFDTGWSGFVTRVRAVVDAEGTLAEKVRGIVDVAFEAYRVDPRAVKVLILEIARSPAGSRVNRQTAFVDAIRLSSGLFSQAKESGELRADMDPQLASALLFGNIEMGLTAFVVGLTDSRDVAALERAKAQIADSFLYGVLTGAHGTEAPAWKSSESPPEKSATKSKAPKRT; encoded by the coding sequence GTGGGTCAGCAGAGCAAGACGGCGGCGGACAACGGCTCGCGGGAGAGCGAGCGGCGCCGCACCATCCTGCGCGCGGCCATCGACGTGTTCGCCCGGAAGGGCTACCACGGCTGCCGCATCGCGGACGTGGCCAAGGAGGCCGGCGTCGCGTACGGCCTCGTCTACCACTACTTCAAGAACAAGGACGAGCTGCTGGAGACCGTGTTCGACACGGGCTGGAGCGGCTTCGTCACGCGCGTGCGCGCGGTGGTGGATGCGGAGGGCACGCTCGCCGAGAAGGTGCGCGGAATCGTGGACGTGGCCTTCGAGGCCTACCGGGTGGACCCGCGCGCGGTGAAGGTCCTCATCCTGGAGATTGCCCGCAGCCCGGCCGGCTCGCGCGTCAACCGGCAGACGGCCTTCGTGGACGCCATCCGACTGAGCTCGGGGTTGTTCTCCCAGGCGAAGGAGTCCGGAGAGCTGCGCGCGGACATGGACCCGCAGCTGGCCTCCGCGCTCCTCTTCGGCAACATCGAGATGGGGCTCACCGCCTTCGTGGTGGGGCTGACCGACTCGCGTGACGTCGCCGCGCTGGAGCGCGCCAAGGCGCAGATCGCCGACTCCTTCCTTTACGGCGTCCTGACGGGCGCCCACGGCACGGAGGCGCCTGCATGGAAGTCGTCGGAGAGTCCACCGGAGAAGTCCGCTACGAAGTCCAAGGCCCCCAAGCGCACCTGA
- a CDS encoding Ig-like domain-containing protein: MRPGLAPWVAFASVVIVACSPPAPATLEFVDQSPAQPRLGEITTLRFRAVDSRGEPQAGTQVSFSLESPVPGVELSPEQGTTNATDGIVSVQVIARGGRVASVVVVATAGGDGEVKTAVSPVVSFAGTNSSSRQLTFQCGSFSGPGSGLHHAIGAWDETRALIAGVKVTCIAHVGDRNGDGITGAQVSFLTEAGTIGPSAVSLTDVVGNAEVLYKSSFPLPEDVAPENFTWEPTNDDTHTGEYIAPLWMHPFLWEENPIAAFGTPARPYEVRPEPRRNDPIRPGKINNPRDNLVSIVAITSGEEAFDDNNNNGTWDQGEPFVDLTEPFVDNNDNGTWDPHERYVDANGDGKWNGKNKQFDASTLIWAQERILWTGWPHGLDDPQVFRQLRPPPDQVPTTFIVEHFGSQTVQFLVSDPWFNRIAQNANDDGCIGGASGPVKVAPTITGIALTYPSFKFEVYSVEDVHEQPSDGEAPPESVPPVPWEVSPTCYYTAALQEGHKVGIVGPTVRGVVK; the protein is encoded by the coding sequence ATGCGTCCGGGTCTGGCCCCATGGGTCGCCTTCGCGAGCGTTGTTATCGTGGCGTGCTCGCCGCCGGCCCCCGCCACACTGGAGTTCGTGGACCAGTCACCGGCACAGCCGCGACTGGGTGAAATCACCACGCTGCGCTTCCGGGCGGTGGACTCCCGCGGTGAGCCCCAGGCGGGCACGCAGGTGTCCTTCTCGCTCGAGTCGCCGGTGCCCGGGGTGGAGCTGTCCCCCGAGCAGGGCACCACCAACGCCACCGACGGCATCGTCTCCGTGCAGGTGATTGCCCGGGGCGGCCGCGTGGCCTCCGTCGTCGTCGTGGCCACCGCGGGTGGCGACGGCGAGGTGAAGACGGCCGTCAGCCCGGTGGTGAGCTTCGCCGGCACCAACTCCAGCTCGCGCCAGCTCACCTTCCAGTGCGGCTCGTTCTCCGGTCCGGGCTCCGGCCTGCACCACGCCATTGGCGCGTGGGACGAGACGCGCGCCCTCATCGCCGGCGTCAAGGTGACCTGCATCGCCCACGTGGGTGATCGCAACGGCGACGGCATCACCGGCGCCCAGGTGTCCTTCCTCACCGAGGCGGGCACCATCGGCCCCAGCGCCGTGTCCCTCACCGACGTGGTGGGCAACGCCGAGGTCCTCTACAAGTCCTCGTTCCCCCTGCCCGAGGACGTGGCCCCGGAGAACTTCACCTGGGAGCCGACGAACGATGACACCCACACGGGCGAGTACATTGCCCCGCTGTGGATGCACCCCTTCCTGTGGGAAGAGAACCCGATTGCCGCCTTCGGCACGCCGGCCCGTCCCTACGAGGTCCGTCCGGAGCCGCGCCGCAATGACCCCATCCGCCCGGGGAAGATCAACAACCCGCGTGACAACCTCGTCTCCATCGTCGCGATCACGAGCGGCGAGGAGGCGTTCGACGACAACAACAACAACGGCACGTGGGACCAGGGCGAGCCCTTCGTGGACCTGACCGAGCCCTTCGTCGACAACAACGACAACGGCACGTGGGACCCGCACGAGCGCTACGTGGACGCCAACGGCGACGGGAAGTGGAACGGCAAGAACAAGCAGTTCGACGCCTCCACGCTCATCTGGGCCCAGGAGCGCATCCTCTGGACGGGCTGGCCGCACGGCCTGGATGACCCGCAGGTCTTCCGGCAGCTCCGCCCGCCGCCCGACCAGGTCCCCACGACCTTCATCGTCGAGCACTTCGGCTCGCAGACGGTGCAGTTCCTCGTGTCGGACCCCTGGTTCAACCGCATCGCCCAGAACGCGAACGACGATGGTTGCATCGGCGGCGCGTCCGGCCCCGTCAAGGTGGCGCCGACCATTACCGGCATCGCCCTGACGTACCCCTCGTTCAAGTTCGAGGTCTACTCCGTCGAGGACGTGCACGAGCAGCCGTCGGATGGCGAGGCCCCGCCGGAGAGCGTCCCGCCGGTTCCCTGGGAGGTGTCGCCAACCTGCTACTACACCGCCGCCCTGCAGGAAGGGCACAAGGTGGGCATCGTCGGTCCCACCGTGCGCGGCGTGGTGAAGTGA
- a CDS encoding helix-turn-helix domain-containing protein has translation MSDLGKRIGQRIRELRTQRPERWTQEELAERAQISVSFLSMIERGERVPHVETLAALANALGVSLGELFTGTEQTLAQTEDLLRPLSDFARARGLTARDVDRLLGVARVMFSGSAA, from the coding sequence GTGTCGGACCTCGGAAAACGAATCGGCCAGCGCATCCGCGAGCTTCGCACGCAGCGCCCGGAGCGATGGACGCAGGAAGAGCTCGCGGAGCGGGCCCAGATCAGCGTCTCCTTCCTTTCCATGATCGAGCGCGGCGAGCGTGTCCCCCATGTGGAGACGCTTGCGGCCCTGGCGAACGCCCTCGGCGTCAGCCTGGGTGAGCTCTTCACGGGAACGGAGCAGACCCTTGCTCAGACGGAGGACCTGCTGCGTCCCCTGTCTGACTTCGCGCGAGCCCGCGGCCTCACCGCGCGGGACGTGGACCGCCTGCTTGGGGTCGCGCGGGTGATGTTCAGCGGCTCCGCCGCCTGA